The following are encoded together in the Chlorocebus sabaeus isolate Y175 chromosome 20, mChlSab1.0.hap1, whole genome shotgun sequence genome:
- the MAP7D1 gene encoding MAP7 domain-containing protein 1 isoform X5, with protein MESGPRAELGAGAPPVVVARTPPEPRPSPEGDPSPPPPPMSAVVPDTPPDTPPAMKNATSSKQLPLEPESLSGQVGPRPAPLQEESPSSEAKSRGPTPPATGPRDARPPRRSSQPSPTAVPASDSPPTKQEVKKAGERHKLAKERREERAKYLAAKKAVWLEKEEKAKALREKQLQERRRRLEEQRLKAEQRRAALEERQRQKLEKNKERYEAAIQRSVKKTWAEIRQQRWSWAGALHHSSPGHKTSGSRCSVSAVNLPKHVDSIINKRLSKSSATLWNSPSRNRSLQLSAWESSIVDRLMTPTLSFLARSRSAVTLPRNGRDQAVPVCPRSASASPLTPCSAPRSVHRCAPAGERGERRKPSAGGSPAPVRRRPEASPVQKKEKKDKERENEKEKSALARERSLKKRQSLPASPRTRLSASAASELSPKSKARPSSPSTSWHRPASPCPSPGPGHTLPPKPPSPRGTTASPKGRVRRKEEAKESPSAAGPEDKSQSKFRASDEKEPAAPASPAPSPAPSPTPSPPQKEQPPAETPADAAVLTSPPAPAPPVTPSKPMAGTTDREEATRLLAEKRRQAREQREREEQERRLQAERDKRMREEQLAREAEARAEREAEARRREEQEAREKAQAEQEEQERLQKQKEEAEARSREEAERQRLEREKHFQQQEQERQERRKRLEEIMKRTRKSEVSETKKQDSKEANANGSSPEPVKAVEARPPGLQKEAVQKEEPTPQEPQWSLPSKELPGSLVNGLQPLPAHQENGFSPKGPSGDKSLSRTPEALLPFAEAEAFLKKAVVQSPQVTEVL; from the exons TTGTGGTCGCCAGGACCCCCCCAGAGCCAAGACCTTCTCCAGAAGGTGACCcttcccccccaccaccaccgATGTCAGCCGTGGTCCCTGACACTCCCCCGGACACCCCACCTGCCATGAAGAATGCCACTAGCTCTAAGCAGCTCCCACTGGAACCAGAGAGCCTCTCAGGGCAGGTCGGGCCTAGGCCAGCCCCCCTGCAGGAAGAGTCCCCTTCCTCTGAAGCAAAGAGCAGAGGACCCACCCCACCAGCCACGGGCCCACGGGATGCCAGACCTCCTCGAAGGAGCAGCCAGCCATCTCCAACAGCAGTGCCAGCCTCCGACAGCCCTCCCACCAAGCAAG AGGTGAAGAAGGCAGGAGAGAGACACAAGCTGGCAAAGGAGCGGCGAGAAGAGCGGGCCAAGTACCTGG CGGCCAAGAAGGCAGTgtggctggagaaggaggagaaggccAAGGCGCTGCGGGAGAAGCAGCTCCAGGAGCGCCGGCGCCGGCTGGAGGAGCAACGTCTTAAAGCCGAGCAACGTCGTGCAGCCCTGGAGGAACGGCAGCGGCAGAAGCTCGAGAAAAACAAG GAGCGCTATGAAGCAGCCATCCAACGGTCAGTGAAGAAGACGTGGGCTGAAATCCGGCAGCAGCGCTGGTCCTGGGCAGGGGCCCTGCACCACAGCTCTCCAGGACATAAGACCA GTGGGAGCAGGTGCTCCGTGTCGGCAGTTAACCTGCCCAAACACGTGGACTCTATAATCAACAAGCGGCTCTCAAAGTCCTCTGCCACGCTCTGGAACTCCCCCAGTAGAA ATCGCAGCCTGCAGCTGAGCGCATGGGAGAGCAGCATCGTGGATCGTCTGATGACGCCCACCCTCTCCTTCCTTGCTCGGAGTCGCAGTGCGGTCACACTGCCCCGCAACGGCCGGGACCAGG CCGTGCCGGTGTGCCCGCGCTCGGCCTCCGCCAGCCCTCTGACGCCGTGCAGCGCCCCCCGAAGCGTGCACCGCTGCGCCCCCGCCGGTGAGCGCGGGGAGCGCCGCAAGCCCAGCGCCGGGGGCAGCCCCGCTCCGGTGCGCCGCCGGCCGGAGGCCTCGCCG GtgcagaaaaaggagaagaaggacaAGGAGCGGGAAAACGAGAAGGAGAAGAGTGCCCTAGCCCGGGAGCGCAGCCTCAAGAAGCGCCAGTCGCTGCCCGCCTCACCGCGCACCCGCCTCTCCGCCAGCGCCGCCTCTGAGCTCAG CCCCAAATCCAAGGCCCGGCCATCCTCTCCCTCCACATCCTGGCACAGGCCtgcctccccctgccccagcccagggccaggcCACACTCTGCCTCCAAAGCCACCGTCCCCGCGAGGCACCACTGCATCCCCCAAAGGGCGGGTTcggaggaaggaggaggcaaaGGAGAGCCCCAGCGCCGCAGGGCCCGAGGACAAGAGCCAGAGCAAGTTCAGGGCCAGTGACGAGAAGGAGCCAGCAGCCCCAGCCTCACCGGCACCTTCTCCGGCGCCCTCGCCCACCCCATCCCCGCCCCAGAAGGAGCAGCCCCCCGCGGAGACCCCTGCAG ACGCTGCTGTCTTGAcctcacccccagcccctgctccccCGGTGACCCCTAGCAAACCAATGGCCGGCACCACAGACCGAGAAGAAGCCACTCGGCTCCTGGCTGAGAAGCGGCGCCAGGCCCGGGAGCAGCGGGAGCGCGAGGAGCAGGAGCGGAGGCTGCAGGCAGAAAGAGACAA GCGAATGCGAGAGGAGCAGCTGGCGCGGGAGGCCGAGGCCCGGGCGGAGCGGGAGGCGGAGGCCCGGAGACGGGAGGAGCAGGAGGCACGAGAGAAGGCGCAGGCCgagcaggaggagcaggagcggCTGCAGAAGCAG AAAGAGGAGGCCGAAGCTCGGTCGCGGGAAGAGGCGGAGCGGCAGCGTCTGGAGCGGGAAAAGCACTTccagcagcaggagcaggagcgGCAAGAGCGCAGAAAG CGTCTGGAGGAGATCATGAAGAGGACTCGGAAGTCAGAAGTTTCTGAAACCAAG AAGCAAGACAGCAAGGAGGCCAACGCCAACGGTTCCAGCCCAG AACCTGTGAAAGCTGTGGAGGCTCGGCCCCCAGGGCTGCAGAAGGAGGCTGTGCAGAAAGAGGAGCCCACCCCACAGGAGCCTCAGTGGAG TCTCCCAAGCAAGGAGTTGCCAGGGTCCCTGGTGAATGGCCTGCAGCCTCTCCCAGCACACCAGGAGAATGGCTTCTCCCCCAAGGGACCTTCTGGGGACAAGAGTCTGAGCCGAACACCAGAGGCACTCCTGCCCTTTGCAGAGGCAGAAGCCTTCCTCAAGAAAGCTGTGGTGCAGTCCCCGCAGGTCACAG AAGTCCTTTAA
- the MAP7D1 gene encoding MAP7 domain-containing protein 1 isoform X4 — MESGPRAELGAGAPPVVVARTPPEPRPSPEGDPSPPPPPMSAVVPDTPPDTPPAMKNATSSKQLPLEPESLSGQVGPRPAPLQEESPSSEAKSRGPTPPATGPRDARPPRRSSQPSPTAVPASDSPPTKQEVKKAGERHKLAKERREERAKYLAAKKAVWLEKEEKAKALREKQLQERRRRLEEQRLKAEQRRAALEERQRQKLEKNKERYEAAIQRSVKKTWAEIRQQRWSWAGALHHSSPGHKTSGSRCSVSAVNLPKHVDSIINKRLSKSSATLWNSPSRNRSLQLSAWESSIVDRLMTPTLSFLARSRSAVTLPRNGRDQGRGCDPGRGPTWGRAGASLARGPQPDRTHPSAAVPVCPRSASASPLTPCSAPRSVHRCAPAGERGERRKPSAGGSPAPVRRRPEASPVQKKEKKDKERENEKEKSALARERSLKKRQSLPASPRTRLSASAASELSPKSKARPSSPSTSWHRPASPCPSPGPGHTLPPKPPSPRGTTASPKGRVRRKEEAKESPSAAGPEDKSQSKFRASDEKEPAAPASPAPSPAPSPTPSPPQKEQPPAETPAAPAPPVTPSKPMAGTTDREEATRLLAEKRRQAREQREREEQERRLQAERDKRMREEQLAREAEARAEREAEARRREEQEAREKAQAEQEEQERLQKQKEEAEARSREEAERQRLEREKHFQQQEQERQERRKRLEEIMKRTRKSEVSETKKQDSKEANANGSSPEPVKAVEARPPGLQKEAVQKEEPTPQEPQWSLPSKELPGSLVNGLQPLPAHQENGFSPKGPSGDKSLSRTPEALLPFAEAEAFLKKAVVQSPQVTEVL; from the exons TTGTGGTCGCCAGGACCCCCCCAGAGCCAAGACCTTCTCCAGAAGGTGACCcttcccccccaccaccaccgATGTCAGCCGTGGTCCCTGACACTCCCCCGGACACCCCACCTGCCATGAAGAATGCCACTAGCTCTAAGCAGCTCCCACTGGAACCAGAGAGCCTCTCAGGGCAGGTCGGGCCTAGGCCAGCCCCCCTGCAGGAAGAGTCCCCTTCCTCTGAAGCAAAGAGCAGAGGACCCACCCCACCAGCCACGGGCCCACGGGATGCCAGACCTCCTCGAAGGAGCAGCCAGCCATCTCCAACAGCAGTGCCAGCCTCCGACAGCCCTCCCACCAAGCAAG AGGTGAAGAAGGCAGGAGAGAGACACAAGCTGGCAAAGGAGCGGCGAGAAGAGCGGGCCAAGTACCTGG CGGCCAAGAAGGCAGTgtggctggagaaggaggagaaggccAAGGCGCTGCGGGAGAAGCAGCTCCAGGAGCGCCGGCGCCGGCTGGAGGAGCAACGTCTTAAAGCCGAGCAACGTCGTGCAGCCCTGGAGGAACGGCAGCGGCAGAAGCTCGAGAAAAACAAG GAGCGCTATGAAGCAGCCATCCAACGGTCAGTGAAGAAGACGTGGGCTGAAATCCGGCAGCAGCGCTGGTCCTGGGCAGGGGCCCTGCACCACAGCTCTCCAGGACATAAGACCA GTGGGAGCAGGTGCTCCGTGTCGGCAGTTAACCTGCCCAAACACGTGGACTCTATAATCAACAAGCGGCTCTCAAAGTCCTCTGCCACGCTCTGGAACTCCCCCAGTAGAA ATCGCAGCCTGCAGCTGAGCGCATGGGAGAGCAGCATCGTGGATCGTCTGATGACGCCCACCCTCTCCTTCCTTGCTCGGAGTCGCAGTGCGGTCACACTGCCCCGCAACGGCCGGGACCAGGGTAGGGGCTGCGACCCTGGGAGAGGCCCTACGTGGGGCCGGGCAGGGGCCAGCCTGGCGCGCGGGCCGCAACCCGACCGCACTCATCCCTCTGCAGCCGTGCCGGTGTGCCCGCGCTCGGCCTCCGCCAGCCCTCTGACGCCGTGCAGCGCCCCCCGAAGCGTGCACCGCTGCGCCCCCGCCGGTGAGCGCGGGGAGCGCCGCAAGCCCAGCGCCGGGGGCAGCCCCGCTCCGGTGCGCCGCCGGCCGGAGGCCTCGCCG GtgcagaaaaaggagaagaaggacaAGGAGCGGGAAAACGAGAAGGAGAAGAGTGCCCTAGCCCGGGAGCGCAGCCTCAAGAAGCGCCAGTCGCTGCCCGCCTCACCGCGCACCCGCCTCTCCGCCAGCGCCGCCTCTGAGCTCAG CCCCAAATCCAAGGCCCGGCCATCCTCTCCCTCCACATCCTGGCACAGGCCtgcctccccctgccccagcccagggccaggcCACACTCTGCCTCCAAAGCCACCGTCCCCGCGAGGCACCACTGCATCCCCCAAAGGGCGGGTTcggaggaaggaggaggcaaaGGAGAGCCCCAGCGCCGCAGGGCCCGAGGACAAGAGCCAGAGCAAGTTCAGGGCCAGTGACGAGAAGGAGCCAGCAGCCCCAGCCTCACCGGCACCTTCTCCGGCGCCCTCGCCCACCCCATCCCCGCCCCAGAAGGAGCAGCCCCCCGCGGAGACCCCTGCAG cccctgctccccCGGTGACCCCTAGCAAACCAATGGCCGGCACCACAGACCGAGAAGAAGCCACTCGGCTCCTGGCTGAGAAGCGGCGCCAGGCCCGGGAGCAGCGGGAGCGCGAGGAGCAGGAGCGGAGGCTGCAGGCAGAAAGAGACAA GCGAATGCGAGAGGAGCAGCTGGCGCGGGAGGCCGAGGCCCGGGCGGAGCGGGAGGCGGAGGCCCGGAGACGGGAGGAGCAGGAGGCACGAGAGAAGGCGCAGGCCgagcaggaggagcaggagcggCTGCAGAAGCAG AAAGAGGAGGCCGAAGCTCGGTCGCGGGAAGAGGCGGAGCGGCAGCGTCTGGAGCGGGAAAAGCACTTccagcagcaggagcaggagcgGCAAGAGCGCAGAAAG CGTCTGGAGGAGATCATGAAGAGGACTCGGAAGTCAGAAGTTTCTGAAACCAAG AAGCAAGACAGCAAGGAGGCCAACGCCAACGGTTCCAGCCCAG AACCTGTGAAAGCTGTGGAGGCTCGGCCCCCAGGGCTGCAGAAGGAGGCTGTGCAGAAAGAGGAGCCCACCCCACAGGAGCCTCAGTGGAG TCTCCCAAGCAAGGAGTTGCCAGGGTCCCTGGTGAATGGCCTGCAGCCTCTCCCAGCACACCAGGAGAATGGCTTCTCCCCCAAGGGACCTTCTGGGGACAAGAGTCTGAGCCGAACACCAGAGGCACTCCTGCCCTTTGCAGAGGCAGAAGCCTTCCTCAAGAAAGCTGTGGTGCAGTCCCCGCAGGTCACAG AAGTCCTTTAA
- the MAP7D1 gene encoding MAP7 domain-containing protein 1 isoform X3, with amino-acid sequence MESGPRAELGAGAPPVVVARTPPEPRPSPEGDPSPPPPPMSAVVPDTPPDTPPAMKNATSSKQLPLEPESLSGQVGPRPAPLQEESPSSEAKSRGPTPPATGPRDARPPRRSSQPSPTAVPASDSPPTKQEVKKAGERHKLAKERREERAKYLAAKKAVWLEKEEKAKALREKQLQERRRRLEEQRLKAEQRRAALEERQRQKLEKNKERYEAAIQRSVKKTWAEIRQQRWSWAGALHHSSPGHKTSGSRCSVSAVNLPKHVDSIINKRLSKSSATLWNSPSRNRSLQLSAWESSIVDRLMTPTLSFLARSRSAVTLPRNGRDQGRGCDPGRGPTWGRAGASLARGPQPDRTHPSAAVPVCPRSASASPLTPCSAPRSVHRCAPAGERGERRKPSAGGSPAPVRRRPEASPVQKKEKKDKERENEKEKSALARERSLKKRQSLPASPRTRLSASAASELSPKSKARPSSPSTSWHRPASPCPSPGPGHTLPPKPPSPRGTTASPKGRVRRKEEAKESPSAAGPEDKSQSKFRASDEKEPAAPASPAPSPAPSPTPSPPQKEQPPAETPAAPAPPVTPSKPMAGTTDREEATRLLAEKRRQAREQREREEQERRLQAERDKRMREEQLAREAEARAEREAEARRREEQEAREKAQAEQEEQERLQKQKEEAEARSREEAERQRLEREKHFQQQEQERQERRKRLEEIMKRTRKSEVSETKQKQDSKEANANGSSPEPVKAVEARPPGLQKEAVQKEEPTPQEPQWSLPSKELPGSLVNGLQPLPAHQENGFSPKGPSGDKSLSRTPEALLPFAEAEAFLKKAVVQSPQVTEVL; translated from the exons TTGTGGTCGCCAGGACCCCCCCAGAGCCAAGACCTTCTCCAGAAGGTGACCcttcccccccaccaccaccgATGTCAGCCGTGGTCCCTGACACTCCCCCGGACACCCCACCTGCCATGAAGAATGCCACTAGCTCTAAGCAGCTCCCACTGGAACCAGAGAGCCTCTCAGGGCAGGTCGGGCCTAGGCCAGCCCCCCTGCAGGAAGAGTCCCCTTCCTCTGAAGCAAAGAGCAGAGGACCCACCCCACCAGCCACGGGCCCACGGGATGCCAGACCTCCTCGAAGGAGCAGCCAGCCATCTCCAACAGCAGTGCCAGCCTCCGACAGCCCTCCCACCAAGCAAG AGGTGAAGAAGGCAGGAGAGAGACACAAGCTGGCAAAGGAGCGGCGAGAAGAGCGGGCCAAGTACCTGG CGGCCAAGAAGGCAGTgtggctggagaaggaggagaaggccAAGGCGCTGCGGGAGAAGCAGCTCCAGGAGCGCCGGCGCCGGCTGGAGGAGCAACGTCTTAAAGCCGAGCAACGTCGTGCAGCCCTGGAGGAACGGCAGCGGCAGAAGCTCGAGAAAAACAAG GAGCGCTATGAAGCAGCCATCCAACGGTCAGTGAAGAAGACGTGGGCTGAAATCCGGCAGCAGCGCTGGTCCTGGGCAGGGGCCCTGCACCACAGCTCTCCAGGACATAAGACCA GTGGGAGCAGGTGCTCCGTGTCGGCAGTTAACCTGCCCAAACACGTGGACTCTATAATCAACAAGCGGCTCTCAAAGTCCTCTGCCACGCTCTGGAACTCCCCCAGTAGAA ATCGCAGCCTGCAGCTGAGCGCATGGGAGAGCAGCATCGTGGATCGTCTGATGACGCCCACCCTCTCCTTCCTTGCTCGGAGTCGCAGTGCGGTCACACTGCCCCGCAACGGCCGGGACCAGGGTAGGGGCTGCGACCCTGGGAGAGGCCCTACGTGGGGCCGGGCAGGGGCCAGCCTGGCGCGCGGGCCGCAACCCGACCGCACTCATCCCTCTGCAGCCGTGCCGGTGTGCCCGCGCTCGGCCTCCGCCAGCCCTCTGACGCCGTGCAGCGCCCCCCGAAGCGTGCACCGCTGCGCCCCCGCCGGTGAGCGCGGGGAGCGCCGCAAGCCCAGCGCCGGGGGCAGCCCCGCTCCGGTGCGCCGCCGGCCGGAGGCCTCGCCG GtgcagaaaaaggagaagaaggacaAGGAGCGGGAAAACGAGAAGGAGAAGAGTGCCCTAGCCCGGGAGCGCAGCCTCAAGAAGCGCCAGTCGCTGCCCGCCTCACCGCGCACCCGCCTCTCCGCCAGCGCCGCCTCTGAGCTCAG CCCCAAATCCAAGGCCCGGCCATCCTCTCCCTCCACATCCTGGCACAGGCCtgcctccccctgccccagcccagggccaggcCACACTCTGCCTCCAAAGCCACCGTCCCCGCGAGGCACCACTGCATCCCCCAAAGGGCGGGTTcggaggaaggaggaggcaaaGGAGAGCCCCAGCGCCGCAGGGCCCGAGGACAAGAGCCAGAGCAAGTTCAGGGCCAGTGACGAGAAGGAGCCAGCAGCCCCAGCCTCACCGGCACCTTCTCCGGCGCCCTCGCCCACCCCATCCCCGCCCCAGAAGGAGCAGCCCCCCGCGGAGACCCCTGCAG cccctgctccccCGGTGACCCCTAGCAAACCAATGGCCGGCACCACAGACCGAGAAGAAGCCACTCGGCTCCTGGCTGAGAAGCGGCGCCAGGCCCGGGAGCAGCGGGAGCGCGAGGAGCAGGAGCGGAGGCTGCAGGCAGAAAGAGACAA GCGAATGCGAGAGGAGCAGCTGGCGCGGGAGGCCGAGGCCCGGGCGGAGCGGGAGGCGGAGGCCCGGAGACGGGAGGAGCAGGAGGCACGAGAGAAGGCGCAGGCCgagcaggaggagcaggagcggCTGCAGAAGCAG AAAGAGGAGGCCGAAGCTCGGTCGCGGGAAGAGGCGGAGCGGCAGCGTCTGGAGCGGGAAAAGCACTTccagcagcaggagcaggagcgGCAAGAGCGCAGAAAG CGTCTGGAGGAGATCATGAAGAGGACTCGGAAGTCAGAAGTTTCTGAAACCAAG CAGAAGCAAGACAGCAAGGAGGCCAACGCCAACGGTTCCAGCCCAG AACCTGTGAAAGCTGTGGAGGCTCGGCCCCCAGGGCTGCAGAAGGAGGCTGTGCAGAAAGAGGAGCCCACCCCACAGGAGCCTCAGTGGAG TCTCCCAAGCAAGGAGTTGCCAGGGTCCCTGGTGAATGGCCTGCAGCCTCTCCCAGCACACCAGGAGAATGGCTTCTCCCCCAAGGGACCTTCTGGGGACAAGAGTCTGAGCCGAACACCAGAGGCACTCCTGCCCTTTGCAGAGGCAGAAGCCTTCCTCAAGAAAGCTGTGGTGCAGTCCCCGCAGGTCACAG AAGTCCTTTAA
- the MAP7D1 gene encoding MAP7 domain-containing protein 1 isoform X2, giving the protein MESGPRAELGAGAPPVVVARTPPEPRPSPEGDPSPPPPPMSAVVPDTPPDTPPAMKNATSSKQLPLEPESLSGQVGPRPAPLQEESPSSEAKSRGPTPPATGPRDARPPRRSSQPSPTAVPASDSPPTKQEVKKAGERHKLAKERREERAKYLAAKKAVWLEKEEKAKALREKQLQERRRRLEEQRLKAEQRRAALEERQRQKLEKNKERYEAAIQRSVKKTWAEIRQQRWSWAGALHHSSPGHKTSGSRCSVSAVNLPKHVDSIINKRLSKSSATLWNSPSRNRSLQLSAWESSIVDRLMTPTLSFLARSRSAVTLPRNGRDQGRGCDPGRGPTWGRAGASLARGPQPDRTHPSAAVPVCPRSASASPLTPCSAPRSVHRCAPAGERGERRKPSAGGSPAPVRRRPEASPVQKKEKKDKERENEKEKSALARERSLKKRQSLPASPRTRLSASAASELSPKSKARPSSPSTSWHRPASPCPSPGPGHTLPPKPPSPRGTTASPKGRVRRKEEAKESPSAAGPEDKSQSKFRASDEKEPAAPASPAPSPAPSPTPSPPQKEQPPAETPADAAVLTSPPAPAPPVTPSKPMAGTTDREEATRLLAEKRRQAREQREREEQERRLQAERDKRMREEQLAREAEARAEREAEARRREEQEAREKAQAEQEEQERLQKQKEEAEARSREEAERQRLEREKHFQQQEQERQERRKRLEEIMKRTRKSEVSETKKQDSKEANANGSSPEPVKAVEARPPGLQKEAVQKEEPTPQEPQWSLPSKELPGSLVNGLQPLPAHQENGFSPKGPSGDKSLSRTPEALLPFAEAEAFLKKAVVQSPQVTEVL; this is encoded by the exons TTGTGGTCGCCAGGACCCCCCCAGAGCCAAGACCTTCTCCAGAAGGTGACCcttcccccccaccaccaccgATGTCAGCCGTGGTCCCTGACACTCCCCCGGACACCCCACCTGCCATGAAGAATGCCACTAGCTCTAAGCAGCTCCCACTGGAACCAGAGAGCCTCTCAGGGCAGGTCGGGCCTAGGCCAGCCCCCCTGCAGGAAGAGTCCCCTTCCTCTGAAGCAAAGAGCAGAGGACCCACCCCACCAGCCACGGGCCCACGGGATGCCAGACCTCCTCGAAGGAGCAGCCAGCCATCTCCAACAGCAGTGCCAGCCTCCGACAGCCCTCCCACCAAGCAAG AGGTGAAGAAGGCAGGAGAGAGACACAAGCTGGCAAAGGAGCGGCGAGAAGAGCGGGCCAAGTACCTGG CGGCCAAGAAGGCAGTgtggctggagaaggaggagaaggccAAGGCGCTGCGGGAGAAGCAGCTCCAGGAGCGCCGGCGCCGGCTGGAGGAGCAACGTCTTAAAGCCGAGCAACGTCGTGCAGCCCTGGAGGAACGGCAGCGGCAGAAGCTCGAGAAAAACAAG GAGCGCTATGAAGCAGCCATCCAACGGTCAGTGAAGAAGACGTGGGCTGAAATCCGGCAGCAGCGCTGGTCCTGGGCAGGGGCCCTGCACCACAGCTCTCCAGGACATAAGACCA GTGGGAGCAGGTGCTCCGTGTCGGCAGTTAACCTGCCCAAACACGTGGACTCTATAATCAACAAGCGGCTCTCAAAGTCCTCTGCCACGCTCTGGAACTCCCCCAGTAGAA ATCGCAGCCTGCAGCTGAGCGCATGGGAGAGCAGCATCGTGGATCGTCTGATGACGCCCACCCTCTCCTTCCTTGCTCGGAGTCGCAGTGCGGTCACACTGCCCCGCAACGGCCGGGACCAGGGTAGGGGCTGCGACCCTGGGAGAGGCCCTACGTGGGGCCGGGCAGGGGCCAGCCTGGCGCGCGGGCCGCAACCCGACCGCACTCATCCCTCTGCAGCCGTGCCGGTGTGCCCGCGCTCGGCCTCCGCCAGCCCTCTGACGCCGTGCAGCGCCCCCCGAAGCGTGCACCGCTGCGCCCCCGCCGGTGAGCGCGGGGAGCGCCGCAAGCCCAGCGCCGGGGGCAGCCCCGCTCCGGTGCGCCGCCGGCCGGAGGCCTCGCCG GtgcagaaaaaggagaagaaggacaAGGAGCGGGAAAACGAGAAGGAGAAGAGTGCCCTAGCCCGGGAGCGCAGCCTCAAGAAGCGCCAGTCGCTGCCCGCCTCACCGCGCACCCGCCTCTCCGCCAGCGCCGCCTCTGAGCTCAG CCCCAAATCCAAGGCCCGGCCATCCTCTCCCTCCACATCCTGGCACAGGCCtgcctccccctgccccagcccagggccaggcCACACTCTGCCTCCAAAGCCACCGTCCCCGCGAGGCACCACTGCATCCCCCAAAGGGCGGGTTcggaggaaggaggaggcaaaGGAGAGCCCCAGCGCCGCAGGGCCCGAGGACAAGAGCCAGAGCAAGTTCAGGGCCAGTGACGAGAAGGAGCCAGCAGCCCCAGCCTCACCGGCACCTTCTCCGGCGCCCTCGCCCACCCCATCCCCGCCCCAGAAGGAGCAGCCCCCCGCGGAGACCCCTGCAG ACGCTGCTGTCTTGAcctcacccccagcccctgctccccCGGTGACCCCTAGCAAACCAATGGCCGGCACCACAGACCGAGAAGAAGCCACTCGGCTCCTGGCTGAGAAGCGGCGCCAGGCCCGGGAGCAGCGGGAGCGCGAGGAGCAGGAGCGGAGGCTGCAGGCAGAAAGAGACAA GCGAATGCGAGAGGAGCAGCTGGCGCGGGAGGCCGAGGCCCGGGCGGAGCGGGAGGCGGAGGCCCGGAGACGGGAGGAGCAGGAGGCACGAGAGAAGGCGCAGGCCgagcaggaggagcaggagcggCTGCAGAAGCAG AAAGAGGAGGCCGAAGCTCGGTCGCGGGAAGAGGCGGAGCGGCAGCGTCTGGAGCGGGAAAAGCACTTccagcagcaggagcaggagcgGCAAGAGCGCAGAAAG CGTCTGGAGGAGATCATGAAGAGGACTCGGAAGTCAGAAGTTTCTGAAACCAAG AAGCAAGACAGCAAGGAGGCCAACGCCAACGGTTCCAGCCCAG AACCTGTGAAAGCTGTGGAGGCTCGGCCCCCAGGGCTGCAGAAGGAGGCTGTGCAGAAAGAGGAGCCCACCCCACAGGAGCCTCAGTGGAG TCTCCCAAGCAAGGAGTTGCCAGGGTCCCTGGTGAATGGCCTGCAGCCTCTCCCAGCACACCAGGAGAATGGCTTCTCCCCCAAGGGACCTTCTGGGGACAAGAGTCTGAGCCGAACACCAGAGGCACTCCTGCCCTTTGCAGAGGCAGAAGCCTTCCTCAAGAAAGCTGTGGTGCAGTCCCCGCAGGTCACAG AAGTCCTTTAA